The Pseudanabaena sp. ABRG5-3 genome includes the window AGCCTCGCTCTTCGCGCATCAGAGCCGCACTTAAGATCGCACAACGTAAATTTGCCCCCCGCAAATTTGCACTGCGTAAGTCCGCTTCCCCCAGATTAGCATCCATTAAGTTAGCTAGAGAAAGATTTGCGCCAAATAAATTTACCCTTTGTAACATTGCTCCATGCAGATCAGCCTCGGAGAGGTTGGCATTCATCATGATCGCTTGGTTGAGGGTCGCCCCACCTAATTTTGCGCCTACTAAATTGGCATGATTAAAAGTGACTTTGTTTAGATAAGCAAAGACTAAATTTGTGCGTCTAAGATCGGCTTTGGTTAAGTTAACACCAATTAAATCGCTGTTAAATAGATTGGCATTGGCTAAATTAATACTGGCAAAGTCACGCCGACCCGTAGCATATTCCTTCAAAAGTTTGTCTGCACTCATGATTTACGCTGTAAGGTTTGCAAGTTTTCCATTGTTTGCAGGGTGTTGATATGGTAGCGCGATTGTAATCCATGCTCCCCCAGTCTCAGGATGATTTTTAGCAGTGATCGTCCCCTTGTGTAATAAAACGATCTGCTGGGCGATCGCCAAGCCCAAACCACTACCCCCATAATCGAGTCCTGAGCGAGTACGTGATGAATCAATCCGATAAAAGCGATCGAACAAATAGGGTAAGGCATCTTCAGGAAAACCTTCCCCAGCATCAATAGTCTCAATTTCGATGTTGGTATCAACAACACTAGCCCTAATGGTAATACTCTGGAGGGCAGGACTATGCTTGATGCTGTTATCTAATAAGTTGAGCAGTAGTCGATAAATGCGCGACTCATCAACCAGCAAAGATGTTGTCTCATCACCAAGATATTTGAGGATAACCTGCTTGCGATTCGCCAATGGTTCTAACGTTGTCCATACCGATCGCACTAGGGATGCTAAATTTACCTCTCGGAGATGCAAAGGTGGCTCAATCCCCACATCCATCTGTCCTAAATCGAGCAGGTCTTTCACCAGATTGGTAATGCGATCAATTTCACTAAGGAGACGTTCTACCCAAATTCTGGCGGCAGGATCGACTCTTGGCTCGATGGTCTCAGCCACTAATCGAATCGAAGTGAGGGGCGTTTTTAACTCATGGGCAACATCTGATGTCCAGCGATCGCGCTGTTGAGCAATGGCGATCGCCTCTTGACGATCTTCTAAAAAAATTCCTACCTGTCCCTGCTCAAGATAGATACTATAAGCCCGAATAGGTCTACCCTGCTGAGGTACTGGATCAACAGGATCAGGAATAGCGGGATGAAATACCCAATCAACTTGAGAACCCATACTTTGCGATCGGGTTTGTTCAATTAGATGATCGAGTTCATAGGAGCGAATTACCTGTAATAAAAATGGCTTGCGGAGTAGCCCCTGCTGATGGTTATTAATTCCCATCATGGTTGCCGCCCTTTGATTACAGACATTTAAGTGATTATCTTGATCAACTTGGATATAGCCTATTGGGGCAGCCTCAACGATTTTTTCCCACAATAGGCGATCAGATTCATATTCGAGAAATTGATTATTCCCAAATTGATCGCGATATTTTTGCTGTAAATCTTGCTGAATATTTTGTTGAATATTTTGCGCCCAAGATTTAAGGCTATGGAGTGATTTGACCTTAAACACCTGTCGCGATCGCTTCCGAAATTTCCGATTACGTCTCTTTTGGGCATAGTGCCAGCTAAACCAGCAAGCACTAGTGGCGATCGCCCCAATGACAATTCCTACAAGCAGCCAGAGCAATTCCAGTTTCATGGCAACAGGTATATTTGTTTGATTATATACAAAAAGAAAGGGTTGCACAGCAGCCCTCCCTTTGAAATATGTAAAGAATAAATGCGGCGCTTTGCGCCGCATTTATTCTTCTGGGTTTAGGTTGTAATTACTAAAAGTTTAGTAAGTTTCAACATGCCAACGACCATCTTTCTTCATTTGTTTCTCGAAATCCTTCCAAACAGCACCATTCTTTTCGGCTGTTGTGGTCATGAATTCAGCAATACCATCTTCCATACCACGCAACCCACACATATAGGTATGGGTGCTAGGCTTTTGCAGTAATTCCCAAAACTCATCGGCATATTCAGCCATGCGGTTTTGGATATACATCTTTTCGCCTTTATCGTTTTTCTGTTCACGGCTAATCGCAACATCGTAACGGAAGTTACGCTTGTTTCTGTAAGCCAGCCATTCCAGATCAGGCTTATACAAAACTGCACTGTCGGTAGGGACACCAAAGAAGAGCCAAGCTAAACCATTGAATTTATAATCGGGGTGCTTTTCTTTGAACATGCGCCATAGGAAGGCACGGAAAGGTGCAATACCAGTTCCTGTGGCAATCATAATGATGGTGGCATTAGGATCGTCAGGCAAGAGCATTTCTTTACCAACAGGTCCTGTTAGCTTGACATCATCACCAGGTTTGAGGTCGGTTAAGAAGTTAGAACATACACCTTTAACAGTTTCACCTGCTTCGTTTTTGTACTCAAGGCGCTTTACGCTCAAGGAGAGGGTTTTGCCATCAAGATCATCACCAAGGCGGGTAGAAGCGATCGAATAGAGGCGAAGTTTATGGGGTTTGCCGTTTTTATCTTCTCCAGGAGGGACAACACCAATACTTTGACCTTCTAAGTAGCGAAGATCGCCTCCCGAAATATCAAATTTGACATGGCGAGTATCACCAGCAGCACCTGGTCTGACCAACACTTCGTTGGAAATACATTTTGCCGTAAATGGATTAGCGGGGCGGTAGATATTAACGGGAATATCTTTGTCTGAATTTGCACTCATGAGACGTTATGTGGTCGATATATGACAGAAGAACACGCAGTTATTATATTTTTAAATGCGACTTGTCGGTATTCTGTAGCAGAAAGATCTCTTTGATGGGGCAAAGATTACATGTTTATTAATATTTTGAAGCTATTTGTATTGAGGTGATGACACCCCTTAAAAGCATTATTTCTAAAGATAAATAGCAGTTTTTGCAATTTAGCTTAGGCTTAACTCTGTAATGCGTTCAATATTTGCATGAAATGCCATAGAAACGTCACATAAGTTAAAAATATAATCACATATCTTATTTTAAAATTATATTTTAGCCTCGATATATAGCAGCAAGTTACAGAGTTTTGTTTCCCTGCCGAAAGCGGGAAAACAAAACCGTACTTCACTGAAAGCTATATACAGCAATAACTTAATGTTAAGTCTTGGAGGGGTCTCAAATCATGCAAATGAGCATCATGTTACGAAAGGCGATCGCTAATGGCACTCTCGGTTTGGGACTCACTCTGGTAGTACCTGCTGCGAGCTATGCCTTTACATTCCAGTTTGACTACACCTACGACACCAATAGTTTTTTCTCCAATCAAACAAGAAGAGATCGACTTGCTGAAGCGGCTTCTTATTACACCAGTTTCACAGATAACTTAGCTTCTATATGTGTTCCTAATTGTGGAGGGACAAATACTTGGACTCCTAGTTTTTTAAATCCTGCAACAGGACTAGAAATTGATGGCACAACGAATCAAGCCATTAGTGCAAATACTTTACTAATTTATGTTGGTGCAAGAGATATAGGCTCAGGAACTCTCGGAGTGGGTGGCTTTGGCGGTATTTCCTCTGGTAGCGGAACACAGGCGTTTGTCAATGCTTTACAATCCCGAGGGCAAAGTGGTGCGATTGCTCCTACTCCAACAGACTATGCTCCTTGGGGCGGCTCGATCTCTTTTACGACTAATTCATCTGTTGTTTGGAATTTTGGTAATGTTTCTTCACCCCCATCAACTGGACAAAGTGACTTTCTCTCAGTTGCCATTCATGAACTTGGTCACATTATGGGGATTATCTCAGGCAATCCGTCTTGGGACAGTAAAGTTTCTAGTGGATCGTTTACAGGTTCCAACTCAGTTGCACTATATGGCGGCAATATTCCTCTATCAAGTGGTAATTCGCACTGGGCTGAAGGGACGATGAGTACTCTACCAGTGACTAATACAGCCCAAGAAGCCGCAATGGATCCAACGCTCACTACGGGAACAAGAAAACTATTAACTAGGCTTGATTATGCAGGTTTTAAAGATGTTGGCTGGGAAGTACCCGATAGTTTGACCTCAATTCCCTTTGAGTTTAAACCTGATATGGCGATCGCGATGTTAGCGACCTGTATGTTTGGAAACAAAATTTGGCGACATGTGCGTAAGACCCGCAAATAATTATTGGGTAAATCTAGCCTTTTTGCTTTGTTGCTTAGCAGCTTTGTGTCAGCTTGTCTATGTTATTATCGATACAATTGCTACAAATTATCAACTTAAGGTACTTGCTACAAGCTACTAGTTCGTAGTAAAGGGCGAAAAAAGTATCTGCAAAGGCTTCAGCAAAATTGCATTTCTCACTGTGACTAAGATTTTTAAGCTTACAGAATTGTCAACTCTGGAAACTTAAAGATCCGTTTTGATAGCTTGATAAAAAATTAGCAATTCACTAGTTTTTATATCAGCGTCAATTTTTATAATGGGACTTGACATCAGCAGTAGGTTTTGATTGGATCGCGAACAATTAAGAGTTAAGAGTCTAGAGGAGGCTACTTTGCGAACAACGGGTGCATTTGCTCTCATCGACAGTGTGAGACGACAGGGTGTAAAACATATTTTTGGCTACCCTGGTGGAGCGATTCTGCCAGTGTATGACGAAATTTATCAGGCAGAGTCAAGAGGCGAGATTAAGCATTACCTCGTGCGTCATGAGCAGGGAGCCGTCCATGCTGCCGATGGATATGCCCGCGCAACTGGTCAGGTGGGAGTATGTGTGGCAACTTCAGGTCCTGGGGCAACTAATCTGGTGACAGGCATTGCCACAGCCCAAATGGATTCTATTCCGATGGTAGTGATTACGGGACAAGTGCCTTCCTATGCGATCGGTACTGATGCTTTCCAAGAGACAGATATTTGGGGCATTACTTTACCGATCGTCAAACATTCCTATGTGATTCGCAAGCCTGAAGATATTGCTCGAATTGTTGCAGAGGCTTTCCATATTGCGGGTACTGGGCGACCAGGTCCTGTATTGATTGATATTCCTAAGGATATTGCCCAGCAAGCCTTTGATTACAATCCTGAAGTAGAGATTGATCTGCCTGGTTATCAAGCGAAAGTTAAGGGGCATTTACATCAAATTGCTGCCGCGATCGCTTTAATCCGTGAATCTAAACGCCCATTGCTCTATGCAGGTGGTGGTGCGGTTCTTGCCGATGCCCATGCCGAAATCGCCGAACTTGCGAAACGCTTCCAGTTACCTGTGACCACAACCCTCATGGGTAAAGGCACTTACGATGAAAATAATTACCTTTCCCTTGGTATGTTGGGAATGCACGGTACTGCCTATGCTAACTTTGCGGTACAGGGTTGTGATTTGTTAATTGCGGTTGGCGCAAGATTTGACGATCGCGTTACAGGTCGTCTGGATAAATTTGCTCCTGACGCAAAAGTCATTCACATTGACATCGATCCTGCGGAAGTTGGCAAAAATCGCAAGCCTGATGTCCCCATTGTTGGCGATGTTAAGGAAGTATTACAAGCACTTCTCGATGCGACTAGTTACGAAGAAACCATTCAAACCAAGGATTGGTTTAAACAGCTTGATGAGTGGCGCGAAGATTATCCCCTTGAAGTACCAACCTATGAGGGAATTCTCTCCCCACAGCAGGTAATTTATGAGTTTGGCAAGCAGTCTCCCAATGCTTGTTTCACCACTGATGTTGGTCAGCACCAAATGTGGGCAGCTCAGTTGATTAAAACTGGTCCCCGCAAATGGATTTCTAGTGCGGGACTTGGCACGATGGGCTATGGTATGCCTGCGGCTATGGGTGCAAAGGTTGCCCTGCCTGATGAGCAAGTAATCTGTATTAGTGGTGATGCCAGTATTCAGATGAACATTCAGGAGTTGGGGACATTGGCGCAGTATGGCATCAATGTCAAAGTGATCATTGTCAACAATGGTTGGCAAGGCATGGTACGTCAGTGGCAAGAGAGCTTCTATGATGAGCGTTACTCTTCTTCCAATATGGAAGCGGGTATGCCTGATTTTATTAAGCTTGCTGAAGCCTATGGTATTAAGGGTGTCAAGGTAATTGAGCCAAGTGACTTACAATCCGCAGTTGCTGAAATTTTGGCCTACGACGGTCCTGTATTTGCTGACTTCCGTGTTAAACGTGATGAGAACTGTTATCCCATGGTTCCCCCCGGAGCAAGCAATGATCAGATGGTTGGCTTACAAACTCCAAAGCGATCGCAGTTAAGTAAAGAAGCACAAGAGATAGCTTCTGAGCTAGAACGTACCGCTCAACTTGTTTAAAAAAACTGTGGCGCATGCTGCGCGTGCGTCACAGTTTTTAGCTCAATTGAGGGTGTTGTTTTAAAATACTCTTAACAAGATATTAAAGAATGCTGTACGTTATGCGTGCAGCATTCTTTTTTGATGATAATTAGCGACGGTGCTATGCTTTGGATTTGTTAAATTAAAAAGTATGAAACCTGAAAAATCTTACCGCCCAAATGTCGGGCTGATCGTTTTTAATCGCAAGGGAGAAGTGCTAGTTGGTGAGCGTCTGGGCGTGCCTGATTCATGGCAATTCCCACAGGGTGGCATTGATGAGGGAGAAGATCCACAGGTGGCAGCTCTACGCGAGCTTTATGAAGAAGTTGGCATAGATAATGCTGAGCTTGCCTATGTCCATCCTGAATGGCTGTACTATGACTTTCCACCTTCGCTGAAGTTGACAGGCAAATGGGCAAATTATTGCGGACAAAGACAGCGTTGGTATGCTTTTTATTGGGATCATCCTGCATCTGATTGCAAGCTAGATATCCACGATCGCGAATTTCGGGTAGTGCAGTTTATGGCGATCGAGCAGACTCTTGACTCCATTGTCAGGTTTAAAAGAGAAGTTTATCAACAGGTAGTCAAGATTTTTACACCCGTTATTCGTGATTATATTGGTAAATTACGGTGAAATTCACGTTAAATCAGGCTTATATAAAACATAAGTTATTTTCTGTAATTCTGTTTGACCCTATGTACAAATTTGCTTAGTTATTGGCTTAAGAATTAAGAAATTTAAAGCTCCCAGATTAACTAGCTCGACATTCCTATAGGCTTACGATATCGCTAAAAGCATCGCGTCCTATCTTGAAAATGTCTTAGGAGTGTTATCAGTGAATTTGTCGAAATATTTACCCTTGCAATATCTGCGTGTAACTTGGCGTAGAGTTGCTCTATTTTTGATTACTTTATTGGCAGTTGTGAGTTTACAGCATCTCATAGCTGCTCCTAGCCCTGCGGCGAGTTCGCTACCTAACAACTCCACATCTAGTGCGATCGCTGTAGCTTCTGTTCAAAATGGCGATCAACTTATTGCCCAAAGTTCTGATCCCACAACAGTTAATTATGATTCGCTAACCGAAGAGCAAAAAGCCCTTGCTGATAAAATCTTGCTTTTTGCGGGAACATTCGGTCTTGTCGCTTATCTTTTCACTAGCTTCTGTTTGATGAAAATAGCCGACAAACTTGATATTCCTAATAGTTGGCTATCATGGGTTCCCATCGCTCAAATTTGGGTCATGGTACGTGCTGCGGGTAAACCCGGTTGGTGGCTAATTTTATTCTTTATTCCGCTTGTTAACTTTGTGATTGGCTTAATTGTCTTCTTTTCGATACCAACGAGCCTGAATAAATCATCTCTCTATGGTCTATTAATCTTTGTGCCGATATTAGGTGTATTTCTCTACTTTGGTTTGTTAGCCTTTACCTAAAAGAAAGGGACGCGATGCGTCCCTTTCTTTTTTTAGACAATCATGTCTTTGGCTAATTTATTGGCGATCGCTTCACCTTGCAAAATCTCTACTAATTTGAGGGCAAATGCCATAGCTGTTCCTGCACCACGACTAGTGACCACATTGCCATCAACTACCACAGGTACTTCCAGATATTCGCCCACTTCTAGTTGTTCTTTGACTGCGGGGAAGGATGTGGCTTGTTTACCTCGCAGTAATCCTGCATTAGAGAGGACAGTGGGAGCTGCACAGATTGCCGCAACGATTTTATTTGCTGCTGCTTGTGCTTTGATTATTGATGCGATGCGATGGTCTTCACGCAAGCGGAAAGTACCTGCACCACCAGCAAGGACGATCGCATCAAATTTACTCGTATCAACTTCATCGAGAAGTTTGTCGGCAATAATAGCGATCGCATGAGCGCCCATCACCGTTGTCGTTACCAAGCCAGCCGTAACTACCTCAATCCCTCCACGGCGCAATACATCGATAATCGTAACCGCTTCGATTTCTTCAAAGCCTTCAAAAAGGGGAATAAGTACTCTGGTCATGATGTTTATTGGTTTTGCGATTTGGATGGAGATGCTATTGTTTTGAGTCTAATGCGATCGCACATTGATTGCGACCATTATGCTTAGCTTTATACAATCCTCGATCTGCGTTGGATATTAAGTTCATGCACCTTAGATCTGGCGGTGTAAAAAGGCTAATGCCTACACTAATCGTGACACTAATCATTGCTCCATCAGTTGATTTAATAGTCGCCCCAGCTACATTCTCGCGAATACGCTCAGCAACATCACAGGCTTCTAGCAAGGTTGTGTTCGGCAGCAGCACCACAAATTCCTCCCCACCGAAACGGGCAATTACATCGTAAGGGCGCAGAGTAGATTCACAAGTGTGAGCAATCTTTTGGAGAACGAGATCGCCAGTTGCATGTCCATAGCTATCATTAATCGATTTAAAATTATCAGCATCAATCATTAGCAATGACATTGGCTCATTTGAGCGCAACGATCTATTTGATTCAATTTCAAGACAATCCATAATATAGCGACGACTATGTACCTTCGTTAAGGGATCTCGATTAACCATTTCTAAAAGTTGAGCCTGTAGCTCCTCAAGCTCAAATAACAGTTGAACAACAAAGCTGCTTGCTAAGGGCGCAACAACTGCGGGGACAATGACAGCAACCAGCAATGATTTGAGAAGTACATCCAGTCCTTCCCACCACAACAGTGTCATGATTCCGAAAGTGATCACTGCCGACAACAGAATGGAAAACAAAGTGATGGCTAACACTGAGCGAAAATGTCCCAGCCCTAATAGGACTTTTCGCCAAGTATTTTCACTTTGAATGTTTTTTGGGTGAGACATAACATCTAGTCTGTTGCCTGTTGACATTGACTACATAGCCCAAAGAATTCAAGAGTGTGATAGTAGATTTGGAAAGTATGTTTTTTTGCTAGTTGATTACCCAGATCATGAATGGGGCAGCTATCAATCGGTAGGGATTTGCCGCAGTTCAGGCAATTAAGATGATGGCGATCGGCACGGGTGACGCTATAAACCGTTTCGCCATTGGGTAGGGTGAGAGCCTTGATTAAGCCTTGCAATTTGAGCGTTTCTAGCGATCGATATACCGTCGCCAACCCCACACTTTTTTCACTATTGCGTAATTCCGAATGAATATCTTGCGCGGATACCGCGTGATCGTGATGTTGGAGGAGATGTAGCACTCGTTCTTGACTGCGAGTGAGTTTTTCTTTCATGCTTTTATAATGTGTTGCAGCAACCAAGTTTGCGGTTCGGTACTGCAACGAGGTTCAGAACTTAAAAGGATTATAAATCACGCATGGGGTAAAGGCGTTTTCTAATAATTTGGAAGTAACTGGATTGAGATTAGTAATCCATTGGTTATGCACGAGTTCGCCGATCGCACAAGTGCCATAGATCAGAGCTGAGATACCTGCAATGGTGGCGTGAAAGTCGATCGCTATATTTTGCACATCACCGTTATAGCGTTTGACTGTAAGACTACCGCGATCGCCATCTACTCTAAAAATACTCTCATTCCAACTACATTGCGGATCGCTAAGGGCAAAGGTAAATGGCTCACAGGTGATCGGCAAGCCATTCAAAGCCTCAACAACATCTACAATCCTTACCATCCAAGGCTCTGTGATTGATGATTGCAACTTTCCTGCATCGCTGAGCCATGAATGTACATTTGCATTTAGTGGGATGGGCATTTTCAGACTATGGATTTGATCGCGATGGCTAGCAAAAAAGGCGAATAGGCGATCGCGTGATTCTACATCCGTCCAAAATATTGATGAAATTTCAATTTGGCGATCGCTCATGGGTAAATTGCCACTGCTATCAATTCCATAAATTGCTAGGGCAGCAGTTTGGCGATCTCGCTTTACCACCACACAGAGTTTTTGCCGATGTAAATGCCACCATTGGTCATAGGTAAAATTTGTCACCGCTAAACCGTGACTATGGGGTAATAGGGATTGCGATCGCAGATTTTCGTAGAGGAAATTGGACAAAATATCTCTAACTTCAGTCGCGGGAAAGCGATCGCATGACCAGTTATTTTGATTTGGCAGTTTTAAGTAATTCGTTTTTAAGTAATTAATTAAAGACGCGATCGGAATCGTGATTTCATTTGTGGCATTAGCGATTGCATAACCCAGTGATTCATAAAAACTTTCTTTAAAGGGCGTGAGCATACTTACACAAATTCCCTGCATCCGCATTTCTAAAAAAGCACTTTTCATTAATGCTTTCACACAGCCACGATTGCGATATTCAGGATATGTCCAGACTCCACCGATGCCCCCCATTGATTTGATAACGCCCCGTATCGACTGCTGAAAGCGAAAACATTGCAGCGCCGCCACAATTTTGCCGTCGATTTCTGCTGCCAATACATCATCAGGATTGATCGCCGTCAGGTGCGATCGCGGTAAATCCTGATTAGTCCAGCGCGAATAGGCATACAAATCTCCCTTGAGTATTTCAATACGTTCATTCTTATCAATCTTGCGAATTTTCATGATCAGCTTACGGCATACTCCGTAAATTTACGCATGAAAGGAGAGTGAAAACCGATGACGATATCTTGCTTTGGTACACCCTGTTTCACTAACTCTTCCGCAAAATCGATTTCTGTACCGTTGTATTGCAACCAGATTTTACCTTGTTTAATATCGAAGTGCAGGATGCAACCATAAATACGATGATCGTTCTCCCAGCCAACATTAATAATTTGGTAATGATCATGCTCTACATCAAAAACTAGGTCGCGATCTACACCATTTCTTCTATAGTCATTATGGGCATATTCTTTGATTAATCTTTTAACAATTTCTCGATATTGGTTTAATTTATCCATTGTGCTATCTCCTCTCTGTTTGGGTTGTAAACAATCAATTTTATGTTTTGGGTTTTAATGATTAGTTGGATTAATTCCAGTTTAAAAAATGTTTCATAAATAGTATTGGGAACTGCTAAATACATTATGCGATCTGGCTCTTTTTGGCTCAGTGCTGTGCGATAGTTAATAAATTGTCCTAGTGCTTTGTGAAATTCAGAAATTGCTGAGCCACTAATAAAGCTCTTAACCTCAACTGCAATTTTTTCCCCTTTTCTTTCTGCTGCAATTAGTTTTTCTGCCCCTAAGTCAATATATATTTCAACTCCACCAAAGTCTAAATACATTGGATCGTGGGTAATTTCCCATCCTTCTTTCTCTAACCCTATTTTGACCGTATCATGAAAAATATCTTTGGCTGGCATATAGCTAGAGAAACAATAATTTTTTCTGGAAATGGCTAGAGGTTTTCTTGCAGTCTAACGACTAATACTGAATTATTTATGATTTCAGCCTATGGGCAGGGTATTGTTTTAGCTCTGCGATCGCAACTTGGTACAATAGTAAATTATTATTTAAAATAAAGATTTTAGACATTACACATTTAGAGGACTGTTATGGCAGGTACTACTGGAGAGCGCCCATTTTCCGACATTATTACCAGCGTTCGTTATTGGCTAATCCATAGCCTCACCATTCCTGCACTGTTTTTGGCAGGTTGGTTGTTTGTAAGCACAGGCTTAGCCTATGACGTATTTGGCACACCACGCCCTAACGAGTACTACTCTCAAGATCGCCAAACTGCGCCCATTGTAATCGAGCGCTACAATGTTGACGCTGAGATTTCCGCAACTGGGAAATAACTCCGAACTATTTCTCTGCTAAATATTGCAAGACTCAGTTCATTCTGTTTATCGCGTTAAACCACTGCAAAAATTTACTCATTCACTATGGCAAGCAACAATCCTAACCAACCCGTTCAATATCCTGTATTCACCTTCCGTTGGCTAGCAGTTCACGGTTTAGGCGTTCCTACCGTGTTTTTTATTGGCGCGATCGCAGCAATGCAATTCATTAGCCGCTAGTTCTTATTCATTCCAGACGTAATCTAGAAACAAAATACAAGAAAAC containing:
- the psbF gene encoding cytochrome b559 subunit beta, with the protein product MASNNPNQPVQYPVFTFRWLAVHGLGVPTVFFIGAIAAMQFISR
- the psbE gene encoding cytochrome b559 subunit alpha; this translates as MAGTTGERPFSDIITSVRYWLIHSLTIPALFLAGWLFVSTGLAYDVFGTPRPNEYYSQDRQTAPIVIERYNVDAEISATGK